A genomic region of Longimicrobiales bacterium contains the following coding sequences:
- the rny gene encoding ribonuclease Y, producing the protein MITPPTMVAAAVGLVLGALLGFIVSRNRERTRQELEKQAGQDEASRILKRAESEAENARKAGEIAGREDGFRFRESWKIEENRRREEVERAERRAEERSDAFDRQADRLNSRELEQDARTASLHTREQGLESEAKEVATQSAQARGRLEKLAGMSQEEAKTELMADLEDIARAEAANSLREIKEQAQREAEKEGSKIVALAIQRMAADLTAETTVSVVQLPSDDMKGRIIGREGRNIRSFEQATGVDVIIDDTPEAVVLSAFDPVRRETARIALEKLVEDGRIHPGRIEEIVEKAGEEVEKGMVEAAEEVLYELGLHNIHPEIVRTLGRLKYRTSYGQNQLQHSREVALLAGSMAAEMGLDVQGTKRAAIMHDVGKGMTHEHEGTHVELGYRLCKKHDETPLVLNAIKAHHDAEPHFFAETFLVTAGDAISGSRPGARREMFDGYVKRLERLEELAMEQEGVARCFAIQAGRELRVMVEPEKVTDGEMAQISDTVARRIEAELQYPGQIKVVVVRETRTVDFAR; encoded by the coding sequence ATGATCACCCCGCCTACTATGGTGGCGGCGGCGGTCGGACTCGTTCTCGGAGCACTGCTCGGTTTTATTGTCTCACGGAATCGTGAAAGAACACGGCAGGAGCTGGAAAAGCAGGCAGGACAGGACGAAGCCTCTCGCATCCTCAAGCGGGCTGAAAGCGAAGCAGAGAATGCCCGGAAAGCTGGTGAAATCGCGGGGCGAGAAGATGGTTTTCGCTTCCGTGAATCGTGGAAAATCGAGGAGAACCGTCGCAGGGAAGAGGTCGAACGGGCCGAACGCCGGGCAGAGGAACGCTCGGACGCCTTTGATCGACAAGCCGATCGCCTGAATTCTCGTGAGCTGGAGCAGGACGCCCGGACGGCGTCGCTGCACACGCGCGAGCAGGGTCTGGAGAGTGAAGCGAAAGAAGTCGCAACCCAAAGTGCCCAAGCCAGGGGTCGGCTCGAAAAACTCGCGGGCATGAGTCAGGAAGAGGCCAAGACGGAGCTCATGGCGGACCTCGAGGACATCGCGCGGGCTGAGGCCGCCAATTCTCTTCGTGAAATCAAGGAGCAGGCACAGCGCGAGGCCGAGAAGGAGGGCAGCAAGATTGTTGCTCTCGCGATTCAGCGAATGGCCGCTGATCTGACGGCTGAGACGACCGTCTCCGTGGTTCAGTTGCCCTCGGATGACATGAAAGGTCGCATCATCGGCCGAGAGGGGCGCAATATCCGCTCTTTCGAGCAGGCCACTGGAGTCGATGTCATCATCGATGATACGCCGGAAGCCGTTGTGCTAAGCGCGTTCGACCCCGTTCGACGCGAGACCGCCCGCATCGCTCTTGAGAAGCTTGTGGAAGACGGCCGGATTCACCCTGGACGAATCGAAGAGATCGTGGAGAAGGCCGGGGAAGAGGTCGAGAAGGGAATGGTCGAGGCCGCGGAGGAGGTCCTCTATGAACTCGGGCTTCACAACATCCATCCGGAGATCGTGCGCACGCTCGGCCGGCTGAAGTATCGTACCTCATACGGTCAGAATCAGCTGCAGCACTCCCGAGAGGTGGCGCTCCTGGCTGGCTCGATGGCAGCCGAAATGGGACTCGACGTTCAGGGGACCAAGCGAGCGGCGATTATGCACGACGTCGGTAAGGGGATGACACACGAACACGAGGGGACCCACGTCGAGCTCGGCTATCGTCTGTGCAAGAAGCACGACGAGACCCCGCTCGTGCTCAACGCCATCAAGGCGCATCACGACGCAGAGCCGCACTTCTTCGCCGAGACCTTCCTGGTCACAGCGGGCGATGCCATCAGCGGATCTCGGCCAGGTGCCCGCCGTGAGATGTTCGATGGGTATGTGAAGCGACTGGAGCGGCTCGAAGAACTGGCCATGGAGCAGGAGGGAGTCGCTCGCTGTTTTGCGATCCAGGCAGGCCGCGAGCTCCGGGTGATGGTGGAGCCAGAAAAGGTCACGGACGGAGAGATGGCTCAGATTTCCGATACTGTCGCGCGGCGCATCGAGGCAGAGCTTCAGTATCCGGGGCAGATCAAGGTTGTCGTCGTGAGGGAGACGAGGACAGTGGACTTCGCTCGATAG
- a CDS encoding cell division protein ZapA, which yields MSPKTSVTVRIAGEEHTIRASAEPEYTRRCATMVDDRIHEIRMAAGLIEGHKAAILAALSIADECFQARDDLEKLRADLARQVDALAEQVERSIPS from the coding sequence ATGAGCCCGAAGACGTCGGTCACCGTGCGTATCGCCGGGGAAGAACACACCATTCGTGCGAGCGCCGAGCCAGAGTACACCCGAAGGTGTGCCACGATGGTCGATGACCGGATTCACGAGATTCGAATGGCGGCGGGCCTGATCGAGGGGCACAAGGCGGCGATCCTGGCGGCGTTGTCTATTGCGGACGAATGCTTCCAGGCGAGGGATGACCTCGAAAAGCTGCGAGCCGACCTCGCACGTCAGGTTGACGCGCTTGCCGAGCAGGTGGAGCGGTCGATTCCGTCCTGA
- the pheT gene encoding phenylalanine--tRNA ligase subunit beta — translation MSTRWLKDMVPGLAGTPEELSVHLALRGAPVEEISSPGDGLGDIVIGKVLKAEQHPNADRLKVCEVDGGDGIVQVVCGAPNVTADTYYPFAPIGSLLPGDFKIKKAKIRGELSQGMLCSAKELGLGVEHDGILELSGSFTPGEAFVPALGLDDATLDVEITSNRGDLLSHAGIARELASEGAGEVRLVDVPGADESEFAYLSDPAEVTGSGVTIRIEDPDLCSRYLGAVIRGVKIGSSPAWLQERLRGAGARPINNVVDATNYVLLELGQPMHAFDMNRLGGSAINVRRASASEAALTTLDGESRTLTSDMLLICDAEQPVAIGGVMGGQNSEVEDETTDLLLECALFDPKSIRKTRKALVMSTDASYRYERGVDPDGMRKAMERCIAVVLATAGGEVDGPILDCCPSPFETQLVDLRLSRIQHLLGIPFESAYVRELIEPLGFVVEGELDGVLHVRVPGFRSYDVTREVDLIEEVARTHGFDRFPETLGPQRPGNVPDHPLFLLEDQLRASLAAAGLFEAHTPAFAPPGEGDVEVANPLATTEPFMRSRMLPALLRRLEYNLAHGNRDVRLFEIGTTFRSAGKGNPPGEATHIAAVLTGLREPSHWSREDEPLAIWDLKVLVEDTAAIAYQEGPEVAPASTLQAPGPTAMVAPPQLDGAQTLVVRTGGGQVVGHGGRVLAGAVDLPVWAGEVWGLEIVLPAEPAPANAPTDVPLPQFPASERDLALLVPQTLAAGDVTARIKEVGGKDLEAVDLFDVYTGEGVQAGVRSVAFRLRFRSPKRTLKDKDVDKSVKAVLKRLEEDLGVRARG, via the coding sequence GTGTCCACACGATGGCTGAAGGACATGGTTCCCGGGCTCGCCGGAACACCGGAGGAGCTCTCAGTCCATCTGGCACTCCGAGGCGCACCGGTCGAGGAGATCTCGAGCCCCGGAGATGGATTAGGGGACATTGTGATAGGGAAGGTGCTCAAGGCTGAGCAGCACCCCAACGCGGATCGACTCAAGGTTTGTGAGGTCGATGGCGGCGACGGCATCGTTCAGGTCGTCTGTGGAGCCCCCAATGTGACCGCAGACACATACTATCCGTTCGCTCCCATTGGCTCGCTGCTCCCCGGCGACTTCAAGATCAAGAAAGCGAAGATTCGAGGTGAGCTGTCTCAAGGTATGCTATGCTCTGCCAAGGAGTTAGGTCTCGGGGTGGAGCATGATGGGATTCTAGAATTGAGTGGATCCTTCACTCCGGGTGAGGCATTCGTGCCGGCCCTCGGCCTGGATGATGCGACACTCGACGTCGAGATCACATCGAACCGGGGCGATCTCCTTTCACATGCCGGGATCGCCCGTGAGTTGGCCTCTGAGGGGGCGGGCGAGGTTCGACTCGTGGACGTGCCTGGTGCGGACGAATCCGAATTCGCCTACTTGAGTGATCCAGCCGAGGTCACAGGGTCGGGCGTCACGATCCGAATCGAGGACCCGGACCTTTGCTCTCGGTATCTCGGTGCTGTTATTCGCGGGGTGAAGATCGGTTCGTCGCCGGCGTGGTTACAGGAGCGTCTGCGGGGCGCGGGTGCCCGTCCGATCAACAATGTGGTCGACGCCACGAACTACGTCCTGCTCGAACTCGGGCAGCCGATGCACGCATTCGACATGAATCGCCTGGGTGGATCTGCCATCAACGTGCGCCGGGCTTCCGCCTCGGAGGCGGCACTCACCACTCTCGACGGTGAGTCGCGGACGCTCACGTCCGATATGCTGCTGATCTGCGATGCTGAGCAGCCGGTCGCAATCGGAGGCGTGATGGGCGGACAGAACTCCGAAGTGGAGGATGAAACCACCGATTTGCTGCTCGAATGTGCGCTCTTCGACCCCAAATCCATCCGGAAAACGCGAAAGGCGCTCGTCATGTCGACGGATGCTTCGTATCGATACGAGCGTGGCGTCGATCCGGACGGGATGCGGAAGGCGATGGAGCGTTGTATCGCAGTCGTGCTCGCGACGGCTGGTGGGGAAGTGGACGGGCCGATTCTCGATTGTTGTCCGAGCCCCTTTGAGACCCAACTCGTCGACCTGCGGCTCTCTCGGATCCAGCACCTGCTTGGTATTCCGTTCGAGAGTGCGTATGTGCGCGAACTCATCGAGCCGCTGGGATTCGTGGTCGAAGGAGAACTCGATGGCGTTCTGCACGTGCGCGTGCCCGGATTCCGTAGCTACGACGTGACCAGGGAGGTCGACCTCATCGAAGAGGTTGCCCGAACGCACGGGTTCGATCGCTTTCCGGAGACACTCGGTCCACAGAGGCCAGGGAACGTCCCCGACCATCCCTTGTTTCTCCTGGAAGACCAGCTTCGCGCTTCGCTCGCGGCGGCCGGCCTCTTCGAGGCGCACACGCCCGCGTTTGCACCGCCGGGAGAGGGTGATGTCGAGGTTGCGAACCCCTTGGCCACCACGGAGCCCTTCATGCGCTCCAGAATGCTTCCCGCGCTGCTGCGACGCCTCGAATACAACCTTGCGCACGGGAATCGGGACGTTCGGCTCTTCGAGATCGGGACGACATTTCGCAGCGCCGGGAAGGGGAACCCACCTGGGGAAGCGACTCACATCGCTGCGGTGCTGACCGGACTCCGGGAACCGTCCCACTGGTCACGAGAAGACGAACCGCTCGCGATCTGGGACCTCAAGGTGCTGGTCGAGGACACGGCAGCGATCGCCTACCAGGAGGGGCCTGAGGTCGCCCCCGCCTCGACCCTTCAAGCACCGGGCCCCACGGCAATGGTGGCTCCACCGCAGCTCGACGGAGCACAGACGTTGGTGGTGCGCACAGGGGGAGGTCAGGTGGTCGGGCATGGCGGAAGGGTTCTGGCAGGTGCCGTGGATCTTCCCGTTTGGGCCGGCGAAGTGTGGGGGCTCGAAATCGTGCTTCCCGCGGAGCCCGCTCCGGCGAACGCTCCCACGGACGTGCCTCTGCCCCAGTTCCCGGCTTCTGAGCGCGATCTCGCGCTGCTGGTGCCGCAGACTCTGGCTGCAGGCGATGTCACCGCACGGATCAAAGAGGTCGGGGGCAAGGATCTCGAGGCAGTAGATCTGTTCGACGTTTACACCGGGGAGGGCGTGCAGGCCGGTGTCCGCTCCGTAGCATTCCGCTTGCGCTTCCGCTCTCCAAAACGAACCCTGAAGGACAAGGACGTCGACAAGAGCGTGAAGGCCGTTCTCAAACGCCTCGAGGAGGATCTCGGTGTCAGAGCCCGAGGATAA